From Polaribacter butkevichii, a single genomic window includes:
- the gldG gene encoding gliding motility-associated ABC transporter substrate-binding protein GldG — MNRKIKNIAILIVGLIVLNILSQSFYKRLDLTADKRYTLSKTTENIVSKVDELLFITVYLEGDFPSEFKRLQVETRQYLEELAATNTNIKINFEAPDNQREALIKRGMLPSQLTVEEEGKLSEAIIFPWVEVSYGKKATIVSLLPNAIVASQDEQLQKAIENLEYSFSNAINSVIQKKQKRVAVITGNGELQDIYQYSFLSEVAKKYRLAKFTLDSVATKPQQTLKDLTSLDLAIIAKPTQKFTEKEKLTLDQFIANGGKTLWMIDNVQADQDSLFTNGKMLAYPRDLNLTDLLFSYGVRINTTLIKDLYAAQIPLATGKVGNQTQFKNLDWYFHPLVGGNPNHPITKNVSPVRLQFANQIDTLKNNIKKTPLLMSSLLTKKVGTPSFIELQSIADEVVEEDYNNGHQLFAVLLEGNFKSAYKNRVKPFETPLFKENAIDNKMVIISDGDVGKNQILKEQPFDLNRDKWTNQQFGNKDFLLNTVDYLLDDEGLIQLRNKTLQIRTLDKQKAFKERTFWQFLNIVLPLILLFSFGFVFNYLRKRKYS, encoded by the coding sequence ATGAATAGGAAAATAAAAAACATCGCAATTCTAATTGTAGGCTTAATCGTTTTAAACATCCTTAGCCAATCATTTTATAAACGATTAGATTTAACAGCAGACAAACGTTACACACTTTCTAAAACTACAGAAAACATTGTTTCTAAAGTTGATGAACTTCTATTTATCACCGTTTATTTAGAAGGAGATTTTCCTTCAGAATTTAAAAGGTTACAAGTAGAAACCCGTCAGTATTTAGAAGAATTAGCAGCAACAAATACAAATATAAAAATCAATTTCGAAGCACCAGATAATCAGCGAGAAGCGTTAATAAAACGAGGTATGTTGCCAAGTCAATTAACTGTAGAAGAAGAAGGAAAATTGTCTGAAGCTATTATTTTTCCTTGGGTAGAAGTATCTTATGGTAAAAAAGCAACCATCGTTTCTTTGTTACCCAATGCCATTGTAGCATCACAAGATGAGCAATTACAAAAAGCCATCGAAAATTTAGAATATAGTTTTTCTAATGCTATTAATTCTGTTATTCAAAAGAAGCAAAAAAGAGTTGCTGTAATTACAGGAAACGGAGAATTACAAGACATTTACCAATATAGTTTTTTAAGTGAAGTTGCTAAAAAATACAGATTAGCCAAATTCACGTTAGATTCTGTAGCAACAAAACCACAACAAACGTTAAAAGATTTAACGTCTTTAGATTTGGCAATTATTGCAAAACCTACGCAAAAATTTACAGAGAAAGAAAAGCTTACTTTAGATCAGTTTATCGCCAATGGCGGAAAAACATTGTGGATGATAGACAATGTGCAAGCAGATCAAGACAGTTTATTTACAAACGGTAAAATGTTGGCCTATCCAAGAGATTTAAATTTAACCGATTTATTATTCTCTTACGGAGTAAGAATAAACACCACATTGATTAAAGATTTATATGCCGCTCAAATTCCGTTAGCAACCGGAAAAGTAGGCAATCAAACGCAGTTTAAAAATTTAGATTGGTATTTTCACCCGTTAGTTGGTGGCAATCCAAATCATCCCATAACAAAAAATGTTTCTCCGGTAAGATTACAATTTGCAAACCAGATTGATACGTTAAAAAACAACATCAAGAAAACACCTTTATTGATGAGTTCTTTATTGACCAAAAAAGTTGGAACACCTAGTTTTATAGAATTACAGTCTATTGCTGATGAAGTTGTTGAAGAAGATTATAATAATGGTCATCAACTATTTGCAGTTTTATTAGAAGGTAATTTTAAATCGGCATATAAAAACCGAGTAAAACCTTTTGAAACTCCTCTTTTTAAAGAGAACGCTATCGATAATAAAATGGTTATTATTTCTGATGGTGATGTTGGAAAAAATCAAATTTTAAAAGAACAACCTTTCGATTTAAATAGAGATAAATGGACAAACCAACAGTTTGGAAATAAAGATTTTCTTTTAAATACGGTTGATTATTTATTAGATGATGAAGGCTTAATTCAACTAAGAAACAAAACATTACAGATAAGAACACTAGACAAGCAAAAAGCCTTTAAAGAGCGTACTTTCTGGCAGTTTTTAAATATTGTTTTACCGTTAATTCTATTATTTTCTTTTGGATTTGTTTTTAACTACTTAAGAAAGAGGAAGTATTCTTAG
- the gldF gene encoding gliding motility-associated ABC transporter permease subunit GldF translates to MIAILKKEFNSFFASTIAYLVIGVFLLINGLFLWVFKSDFNILNAGFADLNSFFFFAPWVFLFLIPAITMKSFADEFNSGTIELLKTKPISDWQIVLGKFSASLLLVIVALIPTLTYVYTVTQLGNPVGNIDFGSTIGSYIGLLFLAAAYTAIGLFTSTISKNQIVAFILGVFITLFLYYGFDAISDSLGNDLTVKQLGFNEHFKSISRGVIDTRDIIYFLSITVFFLFITKTRLDNE, encoded by the coding sequence TTGATAGCAATCCTAAAAAAAGAATTCAACTCATTTTTCGCAAGTACCATTGCCTATTTGGTTATTGGTGTTTTTTTATTGATAAACGGTTTATTTTTATGGGTTTTTAAAAGTGATTTTAATATTTTAAATGCAGGTTTTGCAGATTTAAATTCATTTTTCTTTTTTGCTCCTTGGGTCTTTTTATTTCTGATTCCGGCTATTACCATGAAAAGTTTTGCCGACGAATTTAACAGCGGAACCATAGAACTCTTAAAAACAAAACCAATTTCTGATTGGCAAATTGTTTTAGGTAAGTTTTCGGCTTCACTCCTATTAGTTATCGTTGCACTAATACCCACTTTAACCTATGTTTACACCGTTACTCAATTAGGAAACCCTGTTGGAAACATCGATTTTGGCAGCACTATTGGTTCTTATATTGGTTTATTATTTTTAGCAGCAGCCTATACTGCGATTGGTTTATTTACATCTACAATTTCTAAAAACCAAATTGTAGCTTTTATATTAGGCGTTTTTATCACCTTATTTTTATACTACGGTTTTGATGCCATTTCAGACTCACTTGGTAATGATTTAACCGTTAAACAATTGGGATTTAATGAACATTTTAAAAGTATTTCTAGAGGTGTAATTGACACACGAGATATTATTTACTTTTTAAGCATAACAGTATTCTTTTTATTCATCACTAAAACACGTTTAGATAATGAATAG
- a CDS encoding GNAT family N-acetyltransferase, giving the protein MDFDFTTFPVLETERLTLRAINLEDAKAIFGLRANKEVNEFISRVPPKNLSESRAFIDEISNLVAENKGIFWVLQSNNSSELLGTIGLRNFDVADNYAEIGYEIHPDYQERGYMTEAFEEVLEFGFEKMGLKTIEAFTHKNNTASIALLDKLDFDLQTERTDENFEDNRIYKLEK; this is encoded by the coding sequence ATGGATTTCGACTTTACTACTTTCCCTGTTTTAGAAACAGAAAGATTAACATTAAGAGCAATAAACTTAGAGGATGCAAAAGCAATTTTTGGTTTAAGAGCAAACAAGGAGGTGAATGAATTTATAAGCAGAGTACCACCAAAAAATTTATCGGAATCTAGAGCTTTTATCGATGAAATTTCTAATTTAGTAGCCGAAAACAAAGGGATTTTTTGGGTATTACAATCTAATAATAGTTCTGAATTATTAGGAACCATTGGATTACGTAATTTTGATGTTGCAGATAATTATGCAGAAATTGGGTACGAAATTCATCCTGATTATCAAGAAAGAGGTTACATGACAGAAGCTTTTGAAGAGGTTTTAGAATTTGGTTTCGAAAAAATGGGATTAAAAACCATAGAAGCTTTTACACATAAAAATAATACGGCTTCTATTGCGTTATTAGACAAACTAGATTTTGATTTGCAAACAGAAAGAACAGACGAAAATTTTGAAGACAACAGAATTTACAAGTTAGAAAAATAG
- a CDS encoding putative quinol monooxygenase, with the protein MFVRIVKMSFHKEHIESFLSIFEEKKTLIRASKGCTLLELYQDKTTPEIFFTYSYWEKEEDLETYRNSLLFKEVWAKTKALFNDKPLAWSVDKKVSLQ; encoded by the coding sequence ATGTTTGTAAGAATCGTAAAAATGAGCTTTCACAAAGAACATATCGAATCATTTTTATCAATATTTGAAGAGAAAAAAACATTAATTAGAGCTTCTAAAGGATGCACCTTATTAGAACTATATCAAGACAAAACAACCCCTGAAATCTTTTTTACTTATTCTTACTGGGAAAAAGAAGAAGATTTAGAAACATATAGAAACTCGCTACTTTTTAAAGAAGTTTGGGCAAAAACAAAGGCGCTTTTTAATGATAAACCTTTGGCTTGGAGCGTAGACAAAAAAGTGAGTTTACAATAA